One window of the Rufibacter radiotolerans genome contains the following:
- a CDS encoding 4'-phosphopantetheinyl transferase family protein has protein sequence MPLHQLSSLSPTTMLGLWHVQETAEQLQAQLFALRPGHDIPVFKSEARTREWLAARLLAYTLLEKLSAPPVMLHRKETGMPVCSAAGWHVSLTHSGPWVGALVSCSAQVGIDIELRHEKILRLAPRFLNEPELKASEGDLEKVLLYWSAKETLYKVYQEKELIFKEQLLVSDFHRQQAGVFEGQVLTPTFNQRYPVQYAVHPEFVLTYLLASLP, from the coding sequence ATGCCCCTGCACCAACTCTCCTCTTTGTCTCCTACCACCATGCTGGGCCTCTGGCATGTGCAGGAAACCGCAGAGCAGTTGCAGGCACAGTTATTCGCCCTCCGGCCCGGCCATGATATTCCGGTTTTCAAGTCTGAGGCCCGCACCCGCGAGTGGCTGGCCGCGCGTCTGCTGGCCTACACGCTGCTGGAAAAACTGTCGGCCCCGCCGGTGATGCTGCACCGCAAGGAAACGGGCATGCCGGTCTGCTCTGCGGCGGGGTGGCACGTGTCATTGACGCACTCGGGCCCCTGGGTGGGGGCGCTGGTTTCGTGCTCTGCGCAAGTTGGCATAGATATTGAATTAAGACATGAGAAGATTCTGCGGCTGGCGCCGAGGTTCCTGAACGAGCCTGAACTAAAGGCTTCAGAAGGCGATCTGGAAAAGGTGCTGTTGTACTGGAGCGCGAAGGAAACGCTCTACAAGGTGTACCAGGAAAAGGAACTGATTTTCAAGGAACAGCTGCTGGTCAGCGACTTCCACCGGCAACAGGCCGGTGTTTTTGAGGGACAGGTGCTTACCCCCACTTTTAACCAGCGGTACCCGGTGCAGTATGCCGTACATCCGGAATTTGTGCTTACCTATTTGCTGGCGTCTTTACCCTGA
- a CDS encoding redoxin family protein produces MNRYFTFLLAFLLSSAAFAQNGYRIGSKVENFTLKNAQNQSVELNSFKDAPVLVVVFTSVNCPYAKLYDGRIQSLSKAYAGKGVRFVYVNTNIGLEEGGEAAQAQPDLPTSNSFPYLIDEGQQLSKKFGATKAPEVFVLQNAQDGFYLRYKGAIDDNPQAEAYVKDRYLATALDAVLAGKSVSSAERRATGCLIKRF; encoded by the coding sequence ATGAACCGATATTTTACCTTTCTCCTGGCCTTCCTCCTCAGCAGCGCGGCTTTTGCCCAAAACGGCTACCGCATAGGGTCTAAGGTGGAGAACTTCACATTAAAGAACGCCCAGAACCAGTCGGTTGAGCTGAACAGTTTCAAAGACGCGCCGGTGCTGGTGGTGGTGTTTACCAGCGTGAACTGCCCGTATGCCAAGCTTTATGACGGCCGTATCCAGAGCCTTTCCAAAGCCTATGCCGGCAAAGGCGTGCGTTTTGTTTACGTGAACACGAACATTGGCTTGGAGGAAGGCGGCGAAGCAGCCCAGGCCCAACCCGACCTACCCACCTCCAACAGCTTCCCTTACCTGATTGACGAAGGCCAGCAACTGAGCAAGAAGTTTGGTGCCACCAAAGCCCCCGAGGTTTTTGTACTGCAAAACGCCCAGGACGGCTTCTACCTCCGCTACAAAGGCGCCATTGATGACAACCCCCAAGCCGAGGCCTACGTGAAAGACCGCTACTTGGCTACTGCCTTAGACGCGGTGCTGGCGGGTAAATCTGTTTCTTCAGCGGAACGCCGGGCCACGGGCTGTTTGATCAAGCGATTTTAA
- a CDS encoding O-methyltransferase: MDFLDPDLQAYAEAHTSPESPLLRRLNRETHLNVMKPRMLSGHLQGRTLAMFSQMLRPRRILEIGTYTGYSALCLAEGLTQDGVLHTIDVNDELEDMVRRYIAEAGLEQKIQLHIGQAAEVIPTLEEQWDLVFIDADKKSNALYYDLVIDHVRPGGFILTDNVLWSGKVVEKFRPKLDKDTELMLAFNQKVQDDPRVENLLLPIRDGILVARKK, translated from the coding sequence ATGGATTTCCTGGACCCAGACCTGCAGGCCTACGCCGAAGCCCATACCTCACCCGAGTCACCGCTTCTGCGCCGGCTCAACCGTGAGACCCACCTGAACGTGATGAAACCGCGCATGCTGTCGGGGCATTTGCAGGGGCGCACGCTGGCCATGTTCTCACAGATGCTGCGCCCGCGCCGAATTCTGGAGATTGGAACTTACACCGGTTATTCGGCGCTTTGCCTGGCTGAGGGGCTGACCCAGGACGGCGTGCTGCATACCATTGACGTGAATGACGAGTTGGAGGACATGGTACGTCGGTATATAGCAGAGGCTGGACTGGAGCAGAAGATCCAACTGCACATTGGTCAGGCGGCCGAGGTGATTCCAACCTTGGAAGAGCAATGGGACTTGGTGTTTATTGACGCCGACAAAAAAAGCAACGCGCTCTACTATGACCTGGTCATCGATCACGTGCGGCCCGGCGGGTTCATTCTCACGGACAACGTGCTTTGGAGCGGGAAAGTGGTAGAGAAATTCAGGCCCAAACTGGACAAGGACACCGAGCTGATGCTGGCCTTCAACCAGAAGGTGCAGGATGACCCGCGCGTAGAAAACCTGCTCCTGCCCATCAGGGACGGGATTTTGGTGGCCCGGAAAAAGTAA
- a CDS encoding LysM peptidoglycan-binding domain-containing protein, whose translation MKKSLSLLLLSLLCWVARAQSPVVPNNIYFADMHLEIKESARVEIQKNVDALIKHPAYFQKKVELADAYFPFVEQALKQEGVPTDFKYLVLQESGLVSDAVSTSNAVGFWQFKEGSATELGIKVNSQVDERKHIIESSRGAAKYLVRSNAYYKNWFNSLLSYYQGLTGTKALTKTSDIGAKKMEVTAQTNKYLLTFLAHKVAYENAIGKNPNPTITLQPVKAVAGQTLTEIAMAAQADAAEVERYNKWLLASRVPSDKEYTVMVPQLSGAPRPVIAQASSPVWKSSSTARTSAKPRASVMKPNDSISKIKGFFATLKAKLTGQPQELKSIVAQPGDTKDMLALQGNISTSKFLQVNDMSSYDPIVPGQTYYLQAKNSRTLNPEYHEAQPGETMHSVSQKYGIKLKKLLSKNRMTSKERLEPGRMVWLKETRPESIPVEIRPQLQDEPVSAPREVIAQKPAPAAQPAASKPATASTSSKPAAISVVVEDTTAAPYVRKAIEDVDVAAPVVSSNTQYPSKKTTGATKPAAPLERKAPDEPATAELETSAAVVGATSHVVEKGETLYAISRKYGVSMEDLLAWNNLDGSAPLALGKELVLVGPANQISAVETIGSAPAKAPATSAPANRPAAGVKEHTVVAGETLYAISRKYGVTLQNLQEWNELGTGAISVGQVLQVTAPETTPTVAPAQAPTAKPAAGVVTHKVAPGESMYAISRKYGVTIKEIMEWNNKSDFSVTLGENLIVKPKQ comes from the coding sequence ATGAAAAAATCCTTATCGCTCCTGTTGCTCAGCCTGTTATGCTGGGTGGCGCGTGCCCAGAGCCCGGTAGTGCCCAACAACATTTATTTCGCGGACATGCATCTGGAGATAAAAGAAAGCGCCCGGGTGGAAATCCAAAAAAATGTGGATGCCCTCATTAAGCACCCCGCCTATTTCCAGAAGAAAGTAGAGTTGGCAGACGCGTACTTCCCGTTTGTGGAGCAGGCCCTGAAACAGGAAGGCGTGCCCACTGACTTCAAATACCTCGTGCTACAGGAAAGCGGCCTGGTCTCTGATGCCGTGTCTACGTCTAATGCCGTGGGTTTCTGGCAGTTCAAGGAAGGTTCGGCCACCGAGTTGGGCATTAAGGTGAACAGCCAGGTAGACGAACGCAAGCATATTATTGAGTCTAGCCGCGGGGCCGCCAAATACCTTGTGCGCAGCAACGCCTATTACAAGAACTGGTTCAACTCGCTGCTTTCCTACTACCAAGGCCTTACCGGCACCAAAGCCCTGACCAAGACCTCAGACATTGGCGCCAAGAAAATGGAGGTGACCGCGCAGACCAACAAATACCTGCTCACGTTCCTGGCCCACAAAGTGGCCTATGAGAACGCCATCGGCAAGAACCCAAACCCCACCATTACCCTGCAGCCGGTAAAAGCGGTAGCAGGACAAACCCTAACGGAGATTGCCATGGCGGCCCAGGCAGATGCCGCTGAGGTGGAGCGCTACAACAAGTGGCTGCTGGCCTCCCGGGTGCCGTCAGATAAAGAATACACCGTCATGGTACCGCAGCTGTCCGGGGCTCCGCGTCCGGTAATCGCGCAGGCCTCCAGCCCGGTTTGGAAATCTTCTTCCACGGCCAGAACCTCGGCCAAGCCGAGAGCCTCGGTCATGAAGCCCAATGACAGCATCAGTAAAATTAAAGGCTTCTTTGCCACCCTGAAAGCTAAACTGACTGGCCAGCCGCAGGAATTGAAGTCCATCGTGGCCCAGCCCGGTGACACCAAAGACATGCTGGCCCTGCAAGGCAACATCTCCACCAGCAAATTCCTGCAGGTGAATGACATGAGTTCCTATGACCCCATTGTGCCGGGCCAGACCTATTACCTGCAAGCCAAGAACTCCAGAACATTGAACCCTGAGTACCATGAGGCCCAACCCGGCGAGACCATGCACAGCGTGTCTCAAAAGTACGGCATCAAACTCAAAAAGCTCTTGTCCAAAAACCGTATGACCTCCAAAGAGCGTCTGGAGCCGGGCCGCATGGTATGGCTGAAAGAAACCCGCCCGGAATCTATTCCGGTGGAGATCAGGCCTCAGTTGCAAGATGAGCCGGTGTCCGCCCCCAGGGAAGTGATTGCGCAGAAGCCTGCCCCTGCGGCGCAGCCTGCCGCCTCTAAACCGGCAACTGCCTCTACCTCCTCAAAGCCCGCTGCCATTAGCGTGGTAGTGGAAGACACTACGGCGGCCCCTTATGTTCGCAAGGCCATTGAGGATGTAGATGTGGCCGCACCGGTTGTGTCTTCTAACACCCAATACCCGAGCAAAAAGACGACCGGCGCCACCAAACCTGCCGCGCCCTTAGAGCGCAAAGCCCCAGACGAACCAGCAACGGCAGAACTGGAAACATCGGCGGCGGTGGTGGGTGCCACGTCACACGTGGTAGAGAAGGGCGAGACCTTGTATGCCATCTCCCGCAAGTACGGCGTCTCAATGGAAGACCTGCTGGCCTGGAACAACCTGGACGGCAGCGCCCCGCTGGCCTTAGGCAAAGAGTTGGTGCTGGTAGGCCCGGCCAACCAGATCTCAGCGGTAGAAACAATTGGTTCTGCTCCTGCTAAGGCACCTGCCACTTCGGCACCAGCCAATAGACCTGCCGCTGGGGTGAAAGAGCATACCGTGGTAGCCGGCGAAACGCTGTATGCCATCTCGCGTAAGTACGGCGTTACCCTGCAGAACCTTCAGGAATGGAATGAGCTGGGTACCGGCGCTATCTCTGTTGGTCAGGTGTTACAAGTGACCGCCCCGGAAACTACCCCAACCGTAGCTCCTGCTCAGGCACCTACAGCCAAACCAGCGGCGGGGGTAGTGACCCACAAAGTAGCTCCCGGCGAGTCTATGTATGCCATCTCCCGCAAGTACGGCGTCACCATCAAGGAGATTATGGAGTGGAACAACAAATCAGATTTCAGTGTGACGTTAGGTGAAAACCTGATCGTGAAACCTAAGCAATAA
- a CDS encoding MFS transporter — MADSTSLSSPSRLGGMFRALRSYNYRLFFAGQGISLIGTWMQQLAMSWLVYRLTDSVLLLGLVNFCSQMPSFLLGPVAGVISDRFNRHRVLLLTQALSMLQAGTLAALVLTDHVNIPFIMFLSVFIGVVNAFDVAARQSFVVELVEHRDDMSNAIALNSSMFNAARLVGPSVAGLVIAAVGEGICFLINALSYLAVIASLLAMQLQPVKRPLVQTRVLESLREGFSYAFGFAPIRSIILLIAMLSLFGMPFSVLMPVFARDVLGGGANTLGFIMGASGVGALTGALYLASRKSVLGLGRLIVGSAVLFGVGLILFSFTRTLPLAMLCILLAGLGMMLQMASCNTILQTIVDEDKRGRVMSFYAMAFMGMAPFGSLLAGWVAEHIGVTYTLLGCGVLCALSVLPFALQLPALRKMVRPIYERLGILPEIATGLRSATQLTTPPEQD; from the coding sequence ATGGCAGATTCTACTTCCCTTTCTTCTCCGTCCCGGCTGGGGGGCATGTTCCGGGCGCTGCGGTCCTACAATTACCGGCTGTTCTTTGCGGGCCAGGGCATATCCCTGATTGGTACCTGGATGCAGCAACTGGCCATGAGCTGGCTGGTCTACCGCCTCACCGACTCGGTGCTATTGCTGGGGTTGGTGAATTTCTGCAGCCAGATGCCGTCCTTTCTGCTGGGCCCGGTGGCGGGTGTCATCTCAGACCGGTTCAACCGGCACCGGGTGCTGCTGCTCACACAGGCGCTGTCTATGCTGCAGGCCGGCACGCTGGCGGCGCTGGTCTTAACCGACCACGTGAATATCCCGTTTATCATGTTTCTTAGCGTTTTTATAGGCGTGGTGAATGCCTTTGACGTGGCGGCCCGGCAGTCTTTTGTGGTGGAACTGGTAGAGCACCGTGATGACATGAGCAATGCCATCGCCCTGAACTCCTCCATGTTCAACGCAGCCCGGCTGGTAGGCCCCTCGGTGGCGGGGCTGGTGATTGCCGCCGTGGGCGAGGGGATCTGCTTTCTGATAAACGCCCTGAGTTATCTGGCCGTGATTGCCTCGCTGCTGGCCATGCAGCTGCAGCCGGTAAAGCGGCCGCTGGTGCAAACCCGGGTGCTGGAATCTCTGCGTGAAGGGTTCAGCTACGCCTTCGGGTTTGCGCCCATCCGGTCCATTATCCTGCTCATTGCCATGCTCAGCTTGTTTGGGATGCCGTTCAGTGTGCTCATGCCGGTGTTCGCGCGTGATGTGCTGGGCGGCGGTGCCAATACGCTGGGCTTTATCATGGGCGCCTCGGGGGTAGGGGCCTTGACGGGGGCGCTGTACCTGGCCTCGCGCAAGAGCGTATTGGGCCTGGGCCGATTGATTGTGGGCTCCGCCGTCCTCTTTGGAGTAGGGCTGATCCTGTTTTCCTTTACACGAACCTTACCGCTGGCCATGCTCTGTATTTTGTTGGCTGGGTTAGGCATGATGCTCCAGATGGCTTCCTGCAACACCATTCTGCAAACCATTGTAGACGAAGACAAACGAGGCCGCGTGATGAGCTTTTACGCCATGGCCTTTATGGGCATGGCCCCGTTTGGCAGTCTGCTGGCCGGATGGGTGGCCGAACATATTGGCGTGACCTATACGCTGCTGGGCTGCGGGGTGCTTTGCGCGCTCAGCGTACTGCCTTTTGCACTGCAGCTTCCTGCCCTCAGAAAAATGGTGCGGCCCATTTATGAGCGCTTGGGCATTCTGCCCGAGATAGCCACTGGCCTTCGCTCAGCCACCCAGTTAACCACCCCGCCGGAGCAGGATTAA
- a CDS encoding cyanophycinase, which produces MSKAKNAHTAPTPALKVRGLVPKGKLLAIGGKESKEKEQPDEQDRNINFISEQILKRFVAELKGNNPMIAIIPTASNLPDVSAKDYTTIFNKLGVNNIKIVDIRNRVDAKKPEYMEAIKEAAGIMFTGGDQLKLTAIYGGTDILNAMKERYAFSDIIIAGTSAGAAAMSTPMIYEGESEGGSIKGDVRITTGMEFLKNVAIDTHFLTRGRIVRMTQAIATNPECIGIGLEEDTAILVTEGGFVEVVGSGLVTVVDGTGITDTNIYAIQTGEPFTVKGLRVHLLGDKDKYFIPSYARLQMR; this is translated from the coding sequence ATGAGCAAAGCAAAAAACGCCCATACTGCCCCCACCCCGGCCCTTAAAGTGCGGGGACTGGTACCCAAAGGCAAACTTTTGGCCATTGGGGGCAAGGAAAGCAAGGAGAAGGAACAGCCCGATGAACAGGACCGCAACATCAATTTTATAAGCGAGCAGATACTCAAGCGGTTTGTGGCAGAACTGAAAGGCAACAACCCCATGATTGCCATCATTCCCACGGCCTCTAACCTACCAGATGTTTCCGCCAAGGACTACACCACCATCTTCAACAAACTAGGCGTCAACAACATAAAGATTGTAGACATAAGAAACCGGGTGGACGCCAAAAAGCCTGAGTACATGGAGGCCATCAAGGAAGCGGCTGGCATCATGTTCACCGGCGGAGACCAGCTGAAGCTCACCGCCATCTACGGCGGCACCGACATCCTGAACGCCATGAAAGAGCGCTATGCGTTCTCTGACATCATCATTGCCGGAACCAGCGCCGGGGCGGCAGCCATGTCCACCCCTATGATCTATGAGGGGGAGTCTGAGGGCGGGTCCATCAAAGGTGATGTGCGCATTACCACCGGCATGGAATTCCTGAAGAACGTAGCCATTGACACCCATTTTTTGACCCGCGGCCGCATTGTGCGCATGACCCAGGCCATTGCCACCAACCCCGAGTGCATTGGCATTGGGCTGGAGGAAGACACCGCCATTCTGGTCACCGAGGGAGGTTTTGTGGAGGTAGTGGGCAGCGGCCTGGTCACGGTAGTAGACGGCACGGGCATTACAGACACCAATATCTACGCCATTCAGACGGGGGAGCCATTCACCGTGAAAGGGCTGCGCGTGCACCTGCTGGGTGACAAGGACAAGTACTTTATCCCGAGCTACGCCCGCCTGCAGATGCGGTAA
- a CDS encoding DUF3817 domain-containing protein gives MHFSFKTALDKFRTVAVLEGISYLILLFIAMPLKRLAGIHEVQKYVGWAHGLLFILFVALLLQVWVTYKWSFYKVVVAFISSLIPFGTFILDRRLEKEETQK, from the coding sequence ATGCATTTCTCTTTCAAAACAGCCTTAGACAAGTTCAGGACGGTGGCCGTTCTGGAAGGTATCTCTTACCTGATTCTCCTCTTTATTGCCATGCCCTTAAAAAGGCTGGCAGGTATCCATGAAGTGCAGAAATACGTAGGCTGGGCCCATGGCCTCCTATTTATCTTGTTCGTAGCCTTACTATTGCAGGTGTGGGTAACCTACAAATGGTCTTTCTACAAAGTGGTGGTGGCCTTCATATCCTCGCTCATTCCCTTCGGGACTTTCATTCTGGACCGGCGCCTGGAGAAAGAGGAAACCCAGAAGTAA
- the dnaE gene encoding DNA polymerase III subunit alpha, whose amino-acid sequence MPDFSHLHTHTQYSLLDGAASISGLMKKAQADGMKAVAMTDHGNMFGAFNFVAEANKYNVKPIVGCEFYLVNDRHQKTFTKEVKDVRHHQLLLAKDQEGYQNLAKLCSYSYIDGLYSKWPRIDKELLVKYHKGLIATSCCIGAELPQAILWKGEEEAEKLLKWWLDLFGDDYYIEIQRHGLMNIDNTGLSQEDVNQVLLRFAIKYNVKVICTNDSHYVEQTDWNAHDILLCVNTGEQESVPVGDFQTQYFRMMSGSGEVIYDTLTNIRNTYGNDENVRRMLYRIEEEQQKPRPQDRFGFPNDQFFFKSQAEMNHLFADVPFAVDNTNEIVDKITPPKLQRDILLPNFPLPPEHPTADLFLRHLTFEGAKKRYHEITQEVEERLNYELGIIETMGFAGYFLITQDFINKGRSMGVAVGPGRGSAAGSAVAYCVGITNIDPIKYALLFERFLNPERVSMPDIDIDFDDVNRQRVIDYVVDKYGKTQVAQIITFGTMAAKSSIKDVARAMDLPLSEANELAKMVPEVPGTTLAKAFIESPELASIRDGNDLRAKVLKLAEKLEGSVRNTGIHAAGVIIAPDDITNYIPVSTSKDSDLLVTQFDGKVIESAGMLKMDFLGLKTLSILKDAMALIKRNHGVEIDIDNIPLDDEKTYALYQRGDTIGTFQFESEGMRMYLKDLKPTNIEDLIAMNALYRPGPMQFIPNFINRKQGREEVEYPHILLEPLLKNTYGIMVYQEQIMQTAQVLAGYSLGGADLLRRAMGKKDMKKMAQEREKFVAGAKEIHNIPAKHASEVFDVMEKFAQYGFNRSHSAAYSVVAYQTGYLKAHYPAEYMAAVLTHNMNDIKKVTFFIEEARKQQIQVLGPDVNESIHQFNVNQQGQIRFGMGAVKGTGEAAVEAIIEEREKTGPYTDVFDFAKRVNLRAVNKKTFESLAQAGAFDSFERYHRAQYIETPPGETINLLEKAVRFGNQFQAEKSAAQQSLFGGGGAVDMPLPKVPDVQPWSLTEMLRREKEVIGFYLSGHPLDQFKLEIDSYCTCSLDRIEEFKGRDVNVAGIISNVVMRTGKNGNPFLLFSLEDYDNTMGLALFGEDFVKFSPYVKEGMYLFIRAKVTLRYKSEDQWELKPLSMQLLSDVAEKMAKGVRMDIDIRNINAMLIDRLEEAAIASPGQKKLELVLTEPGERLAVELFSRKYRIDPKTFLQNVKELEVATCQLI is encoded by the coding sequence GTGCCAGATTTTTCCCACCTCCATACCCATACCCAATACTCGTTGCTAGACGGGGCCGCCAGCATTAGCGGACTCATGAAGAAGGCCCAAGCCGATGGCATGAAAGCCGTCGCCATGACCGACCACGGCAACATGTTTGGGGCGTTCAACTTCGTGGCCGAGGCCAACAAGTACAACGTGAAACCCATTGTGGGCTGTGAGTTCTATCTGGTGAACGACCGGCACCAGAAGACCTTCACCAAGGAGGTAAAAGACGTGCGCCACCACCAGCTGCTCCTGGCTAAAGACCAGGAAGGCTACCAGAACCTGGCCAAGCTCTGCTCCTACTCCTACATTGACGGCCTCTACAGCAAATGGCCCCGCATTGACAAGGAACTGCTGGTCAAATACCACAAAGGCCTCATCGCCACCTCCTGCTGCATTGGCGCTGAACTGCCACAGGCCATTCTCTGGAAAGGCGAGGAAGAAGCCGAGAAACTCCTGAAATGGTGGCTGGACTTGTTCGGCGACGATTACTACATTGAGATTCAGCGCCACGGTCTCATGAACATTGATAACACTGGCCTGTCTCAGGAAGACGTAAACCAGGTATTGCTCAGATTTGCCATCAAGTACAACGTCAAGGTTATCTGTACTAATGACTCGCACTACGTAGAGCAAACCGATTGGAATGCGCACGACATCTTGCTATGCGTGAACACCGGCGAGCAGGAAAGTGTACCCGTAGGCGATTTCCAGACGCAGTATTTCAGGATGATGTCTGGGAGCGGTGAGGTTATTTATGACACGCTCACTAATATCAGAAACACCTACGGAAACGATGAGAACGTGCGCCGTATGCTGTACCGCATAGAGGAAGAACAGCAGAAACCGCGTCCTCAGGACCGATTTGGGTTCCCGAATGACCAGTTCTTCTTCAAGTCTCAGGCAGAGATGAACCATCTGTTCGCGGACGTGCCCTTCGCCGTGGACAACACAAACGAGATTGTAGACAAGATTACGCCGCCTAAGCTGCAGCGCGATATCCTGTTACCCAACTTCCCGTTGCCTCCGGAGCACCCCACGGCAGACTTGTTCCTGCGCCACTTAACCTTTGAAGGGGCCAAGAAGCGCTACCATGAGATTACCCAAGAGGTAGAGGAGCGCCTGAACTACGAGCTGGGCATTATTGAGACCATGGGTTTTGCGGGTTACTTCCTCATTACCCAGGACTTCATCAACAAAGGCCGGAGCATGGGCGTGGCCGTGGGTCCGGGTCGGGGGTCGGCGGCGGGCTCTGCCGTGGCCTACTGCGTGGGTATCACCAACATTGACCCTATCAAGTACGCCCTGCTGTTTGAGCGTTTCCTGAACCCAGAACGGGTTTCCATGCCCGATATTGATATTGACTTTGACGACGTGAACCGGCAGCGCGTGATTGACTACGTGGTAGACAAGTACGGCAAGACGCAGGTGGCCCAAATCATCACGTTCGGTACCATGGCGGCCAAATCGTCTATCAAAGACGTGGCCCGCGCCATGGACTTGCCTTTATCTGAGGCCAATGAACTGGCCAAGATGGTCCCCGAGGTGCCCGGAACTACGCTGGCAAAGGCGTTTATAGAATCGCCTGAGCTCGCCTCCATCAGAGATGGCAATGACCTTCGGGCGAAGGTTTTGAAACTAGCAGAAAAGCTGGAAGGCTCCGTGCGAAACACGGGTATTCACGCGGCGGGGGTGATTATCGCGCCAGATGACATCACCAACTACATTCCGGTGTCCACGTCCAAGGACTCTGACCTGTTGGTGACCCAGTTTGACGGCAAGGTGATTGAAAGCGCTGGCATGCTGAAGATGGACTTTTTGGGCCTGAAAACCCTGTCCATCCTGAAAGACGCCATGGCGCTTATCAAGCGTAACCACGGCGTGGAGATTGACATTGACAACATTCCGCTGGACGACGAAAAAACCTACGCCCTTTACCAGCGCGGTGACACCATAGGCACGTTCCAGTTTGAGTCTGAGGGCATGCGCATGTACCTCAAAGACCTGAAGCCCACCAACATTGAAGACTTGATTGCCATGAACGCCTTGTACCGTCCGGGCCCGATGCAGTTCATCCCGAACTTCATTAACCGGAAACAGGGCCGTGAGGAAGTAGAATACCCGCACATATTGCTGGAACCGCTCCTCAAGAACACCTACGGCATCATGGTGTACCAGGAGCAGATTATGCAGACGGCGCAGGTGTTGGCGGGTTACTCATTGGGTGGAGCAGATTTGCTTCGCCGTGCGATGGGTAAGAAGGACATGAAGAAAATGGCCCAGGAGCGCGAAAAATTCGTGGCCGGAGCCAAAGAGATTCATAACATCCCCGCCAAGCACGCCTCTGAGGTGTTTGACGTGATGGAGAAGTTTGCGCAGTACGGGTTCAACCGCTCGCACTCCGCCGCCTACTCTGTGGTTGCTTACCAAACCGGTTACCTCAAAGCGCATTATCCTGCCGAGTACATGGCCGCCGTGCTCACCCACAACATGAACGACATCAAGAAGGTGACGTTCTTTATTGAGGAGGCGCGCAAACAGCAGATTCAGGTTCTAGGGCCAGACGTGAACGAATCCATCCACCAGTTCAACGTGAACCAGCAAGGGCAAATCCGTTTCGGGATGGGCGCCGTGAAAGGCACCGGCGAGGCCGCCGTGGAAGCCATCATTGAGGAGCGCGAGAAAACCGGCCCGTACACCGATGTCTTTGATTTTGCCAAGCGCGTGAACCTGCGCGCCGTGAACAAAAAGACCTTTGAAAGCTTGGCTCAGGCGGGTGCGTTTGACTCCTTTGAGCGCTACCACCGCGCCCAGTACATAGAAACCCCGCCCGGCGAAACCATCAACCTGCTGGAAAAGGCCGTCCGTTTCGGGAACCAGTTCCAGGCCGAGAAAAGCGCCGCTCAACAGTCTTTGTTCGGGGGTGGCGGTGCCGTAGATATGCCGTTACCCAAAGTACCAGACGTACAGCCCTGGTCCCTGACTGAGATGCTTCGCCGTGAGAAAGAGGTGATTGGCTTCTACCTGTCGGGCCACCCGCTGGACCAGTTCAAGCTGGAGATTGACTCCTACTGCACCTGTAGCCTGGACCGCATTGAAGAGTTCAAAGGCCGCGACGTGAACGTGGCCGGCATCATCAGCAACGTGGTCATGCGCACCGGCAAAAACGGCAACCCGTTCCTGCTCTTCTCGCTGGAGGATTATGACAACACCATGGGCCTGGCCTTGTTCGGCGAAGACTTTGTGAAATTCTCGCCCTACGTGAAGGAAGGCATGTACCTGTTCATCCGGGCCAAAGTGACGTTGCGCTACAAGTCTGAGGACCAGTGGGAATTGAAACCGCTCTCCATGCAACTGCTTTCAGATGTGGCCGAGAAAATGGCCAAAGGCGTGCGCATGGATATTGACATTAGAAACATCAACGCTATGCTCATTGACCGGTTGGAGGAAGCGGCTATTGCCAGCCCAGGTCAGAAGAAGCTGGAGCTTGTATTGACGGAGCCCGGTGAACGTTTGGCGGTGGAGTTGTTCAGCCGGAAATACCGCATTGACCCGAAGACGTTTTTGCAGAATGTGAAAGAGTTGGAGGTGGCAACGTGTCAGTTGATTTGA
- a CDS encoding transposase: MNAEMFTSPRKSNMQLGEVYFWTNTIKDWKKLLKPDKYKQVILEQLQWLVEQKKIAVYGFVIMPNHLHLIWEMLQMNGKEMPYASLNKWTSSSFLRDLRQHHPLALSSFVEDTKERKHRFWQRDPLAVLLPSKQLVEQKLEYVHLNPLQEHWQLALRPEDYLWSSANFYATGKDSFSILTHYQDRF; this comes from the coding sequence ATGAATGCAGAAATGTTCACTTCTCCGCGTAAATCAAACATGCAATTGGGCGAAGTGTATTTCTGGACCAACACCATCAAAGACTGGAAAAAATTATTGAAGCCAGATAAATACAAGCAAGTTATTTTAGAACAGTTGCAATGGTTAGTTGAGCAGAAGAAAATAGCTGTGTATGGTTTTGTCATTATGCCCAACCATCTCCATCTCATCTGGGAAATGCTTCAGATGAACGGCAAGGAAATGCCGTATGCCTCTTTGAATAAATGGACAAGCAGTAGTTTCCTAAGAGATTTGCGACAGCATCACCCATTGGCACTCAGTTCTTTCGTGGAAGACACCAAGGAAAGAAAGCATAGATTCTGGCAACGTGACCCTCTGGCTGTTTTGTTGCCTTCAAAGCAGCTAGTGGAACAGAAGTTAGAGTACGTTCACTTAAACCCATTGCAAGAACATTGGCAATTGGCCCTTAGGCCAGAAGACTATCTTTGGTCTTCGGCCAACTTTTATGCAACTGGCAAGGATAGTTTTAGCATCCTTACCCATTATCAGGACAGGTTCTAG